One Egicoccus halophilus genomic region harbors:
- a CDS encoding ATP-binding protein, giving the protein MPARGTDPATGTSDVAAVPPSNGSDTRPPAAGTVGDRRPPPPPPYGPPTGRRPDATTLDGVIGRGRVIGGVAAGLGARLGVDPVLIRIAFVVLSLAGGTGVLLYGVLWAFTSVAATGPVDARRPATLQQATALGLITLGVLFLLRSLGLWFGDALVLPVTLAAVGSAIVWTRGDDADRSRWARLGGRIPGGHALVSVTAGPASPVRLLIGSLLVAGAVAGFLAAQDGLGALSDLGFAVLAALGGLALLFGPWLWRLVDQLGLERRERIRQEERAELAAHLHDSVLQTLALIQRSADQPRRMVALARRQERELRGWLYGQRDGQRDGQRAALDEPADLAAAVDQIVEEVEAVHDLQVDVVVVGDAPIDERVRALLAAMREACVNVAKHAGVPTASVYVEVERDQVTAFVRDRGAGFELGRVPDDRRGVRDSIIGRLDRHGGHGRVWSRPGEGTEIELCVPRPRPASPHHHPSPEQQA; this is encoded by the coding sequence ATGCCCGCGAGGGGGACGGACCCGGCGACGGGCACGAGCGACGTCGCGGCCGTACCGCCCTCGAACGGGTCGGACACGCGACCGCCGGCGGCCGGCACCGTCGGTGACCGGCGGCCGCCGCCCCCGCCGCCGTACGGCCCACCGACCGGCCGGCGTCCGGACGCGACCACGCTCGACGGCGTCATCGGCCGCGGCCGGGTCATCGGCGGTGTCGCGGCCGGCCTCGGCGCACGGCTGGGCGTCGACCCGGTCCTGATCCGGATCGCCTTCGTCGTGCTGAGCCTCGCCGGCGGCACCGGGGTCCTGCTCTACGGCGTGCTGTGGGCCTTCACCTCCGTCGCCGCCACCGGACCGGTCGACGCCCGACGCCCCGCCACCCTCCAGCAGGCGACCGCACTCGGGCTGATCACGCTCGGCGTGCTGTTCCTGCTGCGCTCGCTGGGTCTGTGGTTCGGTGACGCGCTGGTCCTCCCGGTGACGCTCGCGGCGGTCGGCTCCGCGATCGTGTGGACCCGCGGTGACGACGCCGACCGCAGCCGCTGGGCGCGCCTCGGTGGTCGGATCCCCGGCGGCCACGCCCTGGTCAGCGTCACCGCCGGTCCGGCCTCACCGGTGCGGCTGCTGATCGGTTCCCTGCTCGTCGCCGGTGCGGTGGCCGGCTTCCTCGCCGCCCAGGACGGCCTCGGTGCCCTCTCCGACCTCGGGTTCGCCGTCCTCGCCGCGCTCGGCGGCCTGGCGTTGCTGTTCGGCCCGTGGCTGTGGCGCCTGGTCGACCAGCTCGGCCTCGAGCGCCGCGAGCGGATCCGACAGGAGGAGCGCGCCGAACTCGCCGCGCACCTGCACGACTCCGTGCTGCAGACCCTTGCCCTGATCCAACGCAGCGCCGACCAGCCGCGCCGCATGGTCGCGCTCGCCCGCCGCCAGGAACGCGAGCTGCGCGGCTGGCTCTACGGCCAGCGCGACGGCCAACGTGACGGCCAACGTGCCGCCCTCGACGAGCCCGCCGACCTCGCTGCCGCCGTCGACCAGATCGTCGAGGAGGTCGAGGCCGTCCACGACCTGCAGGTCGACGTCGTGGTCGTCGGCGACGCCCCGATCGACGAGCGCGTCCGGGCCCTGCTCGCCGCGATGCGCGAAGCCTGCGTGAACGTCGCCAAGCACGCCGGCGTCCCCACCGCCTCCGTCTACGTCGAGGTGGAACGCGACCAGGTCACCGCGTTCGTCCGTGACCGGGGCGCCGGCTTCGAACTGGGCCGCGTCCCCGACGACCGGCGTGGCGTGCGCGACTCGATCATCGGCCGGCTCGACCGCCACGGCGGGCACGGACGGGTCTGGTCCCGCCCCGGCGAGGGCACCGAGATCGAGCTGTGCGTCCCCCGCCCCCGCCCCGCCTCCCCGCACCACCACCCGTCACCGGAGCAGCAGGCATGA
- a CDS encoding PspC domain-containing protein: MLRRRREGKLLAGVLAGVADHLRLDVAVVRILFVVLVLVTQGLFLLAYVLAWIFVPEESPAEAAAPRAPRRDDLGGRDPLFWVGIGTLIVGAVWLLDGPFDRPGLLRIGADRSVMVPLVLIAFGIALWRNADRPAEPRPPTAYGPSGPAPYPSAPTAPSPGAGSAGGWSAAAAPNVPTVPGSPVPAPPEATMSNDDPTRTDTVRLDRPGGLPRGGPGSTQVLPPPHGWQPPPPGWGPPPQGPPPSAPGGAGGGGASWTPPPVPPRRNPLTRITLGAAVLTVGVLWLLTVADVLALGPGQIASAALLVLGLGLLVGSMIGRSRGLIVAGLVLLPVVLLLQLVQPSLAGMEAGGPSVGQRFESPAELDALRDSYQLGAGELRLDLSGIEFTEDRDVAVQVGFGTVQVLVPEDVSVEVVARLGAGEARLIDLRSDGVGIDREVVDEVDGSEHLLRVEVEVGLGQVFVDRLPVDGQAPPDGFDDESATGERRSEDASSDGAWSEEYRSDESWPEQLPTEELPTDEFPTDDLDDLDGTTFDAGTES; encoded by the coding sequence GTGCTGCGCCGTCGTCGGGAGGGCAAGCTCCTCGCCGGCGTGCTCGCCGGCGTCGCGGACCACCTCCGACTCGACGTGGCGGTGGTGCGCATCCTGTTCGTCGTGCTCGTGCTGGTCACGCAGGGGCTGTTCCTGCTCGCCTACGTGCTGGCCTGGATCTTCGTGCCGGAGGAGAGCCCGGCCGAGGCGGCCGCTCCGCGTGCCCCCCGCCGGGACGATCTCGGCGGTCGGGACCCGTTGTTCTGGGTCGGCATCGGCACGCTGATCGTCGGCGCGGTGTGGCTGCTCGACGGTCCCTTCGACCGTCCTGGCCTGCTGCGCATCGGTGCGGACCGCTCGGTGATGGTCCCGCTGGTGCTGATCGCCTTCGGCATCGCCCTGTGGCGCAACGCCGACCGCCCGGCCGAGCCCCGCCCCCCGACCGCGTACGGCCCGTCCGGTCCGGCGCCGTACCCGAGCGCCCCGACGGCTCCGTCGCCGGGTGCGGGGTCCGCCGGCGGCTGGTCCGCGGCCGCCGCGCCCAACGTTCCGACCGTCCCGGGTTCACCCGTTCCGGCACCTCCGGAGGCCACCATGAGCAACGACGACCCGACGCGCACCGACACGGTCCGCCTCGATCGCCCCGGCGGGCTCCCGCGCGGCGGCCCGGGCAGCACCCAGGTGCTGCCACCCCCACACGGTTGGCAACCGCCGCCGCCCGGGTGGGGGCCACCTCCGCAGGGTCCACCGCCGTCCGCGCCGGGGGGTGCCGGGGGCGGGGGAGCGTCCTGGACACCGCCGCCGGTGCCCCCGCGACGCAATCCGCTGACGCGGATCACCCTCGGGGCAGCCGTGCTGACCGTCGGGGTGCTGTGGTTGCTGACCGTGGCCGACGTGCTCGCGCTCGGTCCGGGGCAGATCGCCTCCGCCGCGCTGCTCGTCCTCGGTCTCGGGCTGCTGGTCGGCAGCATGATCGGCCGCTCCCGGGGCCTGATCGTCGCCGGTCTGGTCCTGCTGCCGGTCGTGCTGCTGTTGCAGTTGGTGCAGCCGTCCCTCGCCGGCATGGAGGCCGGGGGACCGTCCGTCGGTCAGCGCTTCGAGTCCCCGGCGGAGCTCGATGCGCTCCGCGACAGCTACCAGCTCGGCGCGGGGGAGCTCCGCCTCGACCTCTCGGGCATCGAGTTCACCGAGGACCGCGACGTCGCGGTGCAGGTCGGGTTCGGGACCGTGCAGGTCCTGGTCCCGGAGGACGTGAGCGTCGAGGTGGTGGCCCGGTTGGGGGCGGGCGAGGCGCGGTTGATCGACCTGCGCTCGGACGGCGTCGGCATCGACCGCGAGGTCGTCGACGAGGTCGACGGCAGCGAGCATCTCCTGCGCGTCGAGGTCGAGGTGGGGCTCGGCCAGGTGTTCGTCGACCGGCTGCCGGTCGACGGACAGGCTCCCCCAGACGGCTTCGACGACGAGTCCGCCACGGGGGAGCGCCGGTCCGAGGACGCCTCCTCCGACGGCGCCTGGTCGGAGGAGTACCGGTCCGACGAGTCCTGGCCCGAGCAGCTCCCGACCGAGGAGCTCCCGACCGACGAGTTCCCGACCGACGACCTCGACGACCTCGACGGCACGACCTTCGACGCGGGAACGGAGTCCTGA
- a CDS encoding adenylosuccinate synthase, whose protein sequence is MPATIIVGAQWGDEGKGKATDLLADTTDLVVRYQGGNNAGHTVIVGDQVFKLHLIPSGILYPHVTPVIGDGVVVDPEVMLEELDGLEARGLDAFARVKISGNAHVIMPYHRELDLLTERRLGKAKLGTTKRGIGPAYADKAARIGLRFQDLFDEKIFRQKLEAALEHKNEQLAKIYNRLPMNADEIAEEYLGYAERLRGTLTDTTDLIHTSLEAGRHIILEGAQGTLLDLDHGTYPFVTSSNPVAGGALTGAGLGPRHVDRVIGITKAYVTRVGAGPFPTELFDEVGERMTDVGGEYGTTTGRRRRVGWFDAVLARYANRVNGFTDIFLTKLDVLSEFETLKVATAYRHDGEEFHNFPPHQSIFHHAEPVWTDVPGWGTDISEVTRYDDLPREARDYVDLLEEQAETPITWVSVGPKRSQTLIRRDVPLVPPAAGS, encoded by the coding sequence GTGCCTGCGACGATCATCGTCGGCGCCCAGTGGGGCGACGAGGGCAAGGGCAAGGCCACCGACCTGCTCGCCGACACGACCGACCTGGTCGTGCGCTACCAGGGTGGCAACAACGCCGGCCACACCGTCATCGTCGGCGACCAGGTGTTCAAGCTGCACCTGATCCCGAGCGGGATCCTCTACCCGCACGTCACGCCGGTCATCGGCGACGGCGTGGTGGTCGACCCCGAGGTCATGCTCGAGGAGCTCGACGGGCTCGAGGCCCGCGGCCTCGACGCGTTCGCCCGGGTGAAGATCTCCGGCAACGCCCACGTGATCATGCCCTACCACCGCGAGCTCGACCTGCTCACCGAACGGCGGCTGGGCAAGGCGAAGCTGGGCACCACCAAGCGCGGCATCGGCCCCGCCTACGCCGACAAGGCCGCCCGCATCGGTCTGCGCTTCCAGGACCTGTTCGACGAGAAGATCTTCCGGCAGAAGCTGGAGGCCGCGCTCGAGCACAAGAACGAGCAGCTGGCCAAGATCTACAACCGTCTGCCGATGAACGCCGACGAGATCGCCGAGGAGTACCTCGGCTACGCCGAGCGGCTGCGGGGCACGCTGACCGACACGACCGACCTCATCCACACCTCGCTCGAGGCCGGCCGGCACATCATCCTCGAGGGCGCGCAGGGCACGCTGCTCGACCTCGACCACGGCACCTACCCGTTCGTCACGTCCTCGAACCCGGTCGCGGGCGGCGCGCTGACCGGTGCCGGGCTCGGACCGCGACACGTCGACCGCGTCATCGGGATCACCAAGGCGTACGTGACCCGGGTCGGCGCGGGCCCGTTCCCGACCGAGCTGTTCGACGAGGTCGGTGAGCGCATGACCGACGTCGGCGGCGAGTACGGCACCACCACCGGACGTCGGCGCCGCGTGGGCTGGTTCGACGCGGTCCTGGCCCGCTACGCCAACCGCGTCAACGGGTTCACCGACATCTTCCTGACCAAGCTCGACGTGCTCAGCGAGTTCGAGACGTTGAAGGTCGCCACGGCCTACCGCCACGACGGCGAGGAGTTCCACAACTTCCCGCCGCACCAGTCGATCTTCCACCACGCCGAGCCGGTGTGGACCGACGTTCCCGGCTGGGGGACCGACATCTCCGAGGTCACCCGCTACGACGACCTGCCCCGGGAGGCCCGGGACTACGTCGACCTGCTCGAGGAGCAGGCGGAGACACCCATCACCTGGGTGTCGGTCGGGCCGAAGCGTTCGCAGACGCTGATCCGCCGCGACGTGCCGCTGGTTCCGCCCGCCGCCGGTTCCTGA
- the purD gene encoding phosphoribosylamine--glycine ligase produces the protein MLGRRVLVVGGGGREHALGWRLATSPSVDVVESAPGNPGLAELGPVHDIDPADPVAVATLAEERRIDLVVVGPEAPLVAGVVDHLQQRDVPAFGPVAAGARIEGSKAFAKEIMVAAGAPTAGYVATADRDQAQAALERFAPPYVIKADGLAAGKGVRICTDLDEAREAVDDALVRRIFGEAGANLVVEEFLDGPERSLFGVCDGADVVLLSPAQDYKRALDGDEGRNTGGMGAFTPVPGFALEDVERLRELVFLPVLRELADRGTPYRGLLYAGLVDTATGPRLLEFNARFGDPETQVILPRLASDLGDLLAASATGSVRELDVGWHDAAVVTVVLASGGYPGTYPTGVPITGVEEADALDGVQVFHAGTRRDADGRLVTAGGRVLNVTARGTSVADARARAYDAVGRITFDGMHHRADIAAGG, from the coding sequence TTGTTGGGCAGGCGGGTGCTGGTGGTCGGTGGCGGCGGGCGTGAGCACGCGCTCGGGTGGCGGCTGGCCACCTCGCCGTCGGTCGACGTCGTCGAGTCCGCGCCGGGCAACCCCGGCCTGGCCGAGCTCGGCCCGGTGCACGACATCGACCCGGCCGACCCCGTCGCTGTCGCCACGCTCGCCGAGGAACGGCGGATCGACCTGGTCGTCGTCGGTCCGGAGGCACCGCTGGTCGCGGGCGTGGTCGACCACCTGCAGCAGCGCGACGTCCCCGCGTTCGGACCGGTCGCCGCCGGCGCCCGGATCGAGGGCTCCAAGGCGTTCGCCAAGGAGATCATGGTCGCCGCCGGCGCTCCGACCGCCGGCTACGTCGCGACCGCCGACCGCGACCAGGCCCAGGCCGCGCTCGAACGCTTCGCCCCGCCCTACGTGATCAAGGCCGACGGGCTGGCCGCCGGCAAGGGCGTGCGCATCTGCACCGACCTCGACGAGGCCCGCGAGGCGGTCGACGACGCGCTGGTGCGCCGCATCTTCGGTGAGGCCGGCGCGAACCTCGTGGTCGAGGAGTTCCTCGACGGCCCGGAACGGTCGCTGTTCGGTGTCTGTGACGGCGCCGACGTGGTGCTGCTCTCCCCGGCGCAGGACTACAAGCGTGCCCTCGACGGAGACGAGGGGCGCAACACCGGTGGCATGGGCGCCTTCACGCCCGTCCCGGGCTTCGCGCTCGAGGACGTCGAGCGGCTGCGCGAGCTGGTGTTCCTGCCGGTGCTGCGCGAGTTGGCCGACCGCGGCACCCCCTACCGCGGGCTGCTGTACGCGGGCCTGGTCGACACGGCGACCGGCCCACGGCTGCTCGAGTTCAACGCCCGGTTCGGCGACCCGGAGACGCAGGTGATCCTGCCGCGGCTCGCGAGCGATCTCGGCGACCTGCTCGCCGCGTCGGCCACCGGGTCGGTCCGCGAGCTCGACGTCGGCTGGCACGACGCGGCCGTGGTCACGGTGGTCCTGGCCAGCGGCGGCTATCCGGGCACGTACCCGACCGGCGTGCCGATCACCGGGGTCGAGGAGGCCGACGCGCTCGACGGTGTCCAGGTCTTCCACGCGGGCACCCGACGCGACGCGGACGGTCGGCTGGTGACCGCCGGGGGGCGCGTGCTGAACGTGACCGCCCGCGGCACGTCGGTCGCCGACGCCCGTGCCCGCGCGTACGACGCGGTCGGCCGGATCACCTTCGACGGCATGCACCACCGCGCCGACATCGCCGCCGGCGGCTGA
- a CDS encoding helix-turn-helix domain-containing protein — MSAQSAWDGSEDVVDAEGLGRRVRRRRRGLALSQAELADRAGISRQSLGALEAGHHLPRVDAAAKLAAALGTTVEDLLSVGPPRALHVLGGELPDGQAVRVAQVGDHHVCVPLPGLNDGEVWPSPDAVVRDGRVELLPGAEPDGFLVAGCDPALGVVAGLGPGRGGGRLVPVLASSSAARLALVTGRAHAAVVHDVDPAQPVHPDRVHRLTLASWRTGLAAPEGAAAGLDAALAGRGPVVQRDAGAGAQLAFERALRDEGHATPSGPLATGHLDAARQASTTGVPAVTIEPVALALGLVFRPLETHRVEVWIDAGAADHPGARVLGEVLASARLRRRLAVLPGYDLAVA; from the coding sequence ATGTCCGCGCAGTCGGCGTGGGACGGCAGCGAGGACGTCGTGGACGCGGAGGGGTTGGGACGGCGGGTACGCCGGCGGCGTCGTGGTCTGGCACTGAGCCAGGCGGAGCTCGCCGATCGAGCCGGCATCAGCCGGCAGTCGCTCGGAGCGCTGGAGGCCGGCCACCATCTGCCGCGGGTCGACGCGGCGGCGAAGCTGGCGGCGGCGCTCGGCACCACGGTCGAGGACCTGCTGTCGGTGGGGCCACCACGTGCGCTGCACGTGCTCGGCGGTGAGCTGCCCGACGGCCAGGCGGTGCGGGTCGCCCAGGTCGGTGACCATCACGTGTGCGTGCCCCTGCCCGGGCTCAACGACGGGGAGGTCTGGCCGAGCCCCGACGCGGTGGTGCGCGACGGGCGGGTGGAGCTGCTCCCGGGCGCCGAGCCCGACGGCTTCCTGGTCGCCGGTTGTGACCCCGCGCTCGGGGTCGTCGCCGGGCTCGGGCCCGGGCGCGGCGGTGGCCGACTGGTGCCCGTCCTGGCCTCCTCGTCCGCCGCCCGACTGGCCCTGGTCACCGGCCGCGCGCACGCGGCCGTCGTCCACGACGTCGACCCGGCGCAGCCCGTGCACCCCGACCGGGTGCACCGCCTGACGCTGGCGAGCTGGCGGACCGGGTTGGCCGCCCCCGAGGGCGCGGCCGCCGGACTCGACGCGGCCCTGGCCGGCCGAGGCCCGGTCGTCCAACGCGATGCCGGCGCGGGCGCGCAGCTCGCCTTCGAACGGGCGTTGCGGGACGAGGGACACGCGACGCCGTCCGGCCCGCTCGCGACGGGACACCTCGACGCGGCACGGCAGGCGTCCACCACCGGTGTCCCGGCCGTCACGATCGAGCCGGTCGCCCTGGCCCTCGGCCTGGTGTTCCGCCCGCTCGAGACCCACCGCGTCGAGGTGTGGATCGACGCCGGCGCCGCCGACCACCCGGGTGCGCGTGTCCTCGGTGAGGTGCTCGCCTCCGCACGCCTCCGTCGGCGCCTGGCCGTCCTGCCCGGCTACGACCTGGCGGTCGCCTAG
- the modA gene encoding molybdate ABC transporter substrate-binding protein, translating to MRVLVAWLAALALLSACNAGVTSPTAGEPDTTDTDGAVGSEPLTGELVVFVAASLTDAFEELAGRLEARHPDLTVTTNLAGSQTLAAQLVEGAPADVFASASGAALDLVEDTGRVAAREPFAANRLAIVVEPGNPHGITGLADLAHDDLVLVLPGPQVPAGQYAAQALERAGVEVTPASLELDVRAALGKVRLGEADAAIVYASDVVAAGDGVERVVIPDGANVVATYPVARLLDAPNPAAADAFVSLLRSQDGQAVLRRHGFEAP from the coding sequence ATGCGCGTCCTGGTCGCCTGGCTGGCCGCTCTGGCGCTGCTGAGCGCCTGCAACGCCGGCGTCACGTCGCCCACGGCCGGGGAGCCCGACACCACCGACACGGACGGCGCCGTGGGCAGCGAGCCGCTGACCGGGGAGCTGGTGGTCTTCGTCGCGGCCTCGCTCACCGACGCCTTCGAGGAGCTGGCCGGTCGGCTCGAGGCCCGCCATCCCGACCTGACCGTCACGACCAACCTCGCCGGCTCGCAGACGTTGGCGGCGCAGCTGGTCGAGGGCGCACCGGCCGACGTCTTCGCCTCCGCCAGCGGCGCTGCGCTCGACCTCGTCGAGGACACGGGTCGCGTCGCCGCCCGCGAGCCGTTCGCCGCCAACCGCCTCGCGATCGTCGTCGAGCCGGGCAACCCACACGGGATCACCGGACTCGCCGACCTCGCGCACGACGACCTCGTGCTCGTGCTGCCCGGGCCACAGGTGCCGGCCGGGCAGTACGCGGCACAGGCGCTGGAGCGGGCCGGGGTCGAGGTGACCCCCGCCAGCCTCGAGCTCGACGTGCGCGCCGCGCTGGGCAAGGTGCGGCTGGGCGAGGCCGACGCCGCCATCGTCTACGCGAGCGACGTGGTCGCCGCCGGGGACGGCGTCGAACGGGTCGTGATCCCCGACGGGGCCAACGTCGTCGCCACCTACCCGGTCGCCCGACTGCTCGACGCGCCCAACCCGGCCGCCGCCGACGCCTTCGTCTCCCTGCTGCGCTCGCAGGACGGCCAGGCGGTCCTGCGTCGTCACGGGTTCGAGGCGCCGTGA
- a CDS encoding ABC transporter permease, which produces MSHVERPADADTDTERPVVEPFHGRRADRVLAVLVALALVAGLALFLLPLLGLLLRTPWSGLGPLLSEPRVLQALRLSVVTSLASLALSVVLGVPLAWLLARTDFPGKRLLRALCVLPMVLPPVVGGVALLTAFGRRGVVGAPLERWTGVSLPFTTLGVVLAVTFVAMPFLVVTVEAGFRAVDGRLEDAAATLGASRLTVFRRVTLPLLAPSLLAGMALAWARALGEFGASITFAGNLPGRTQTVPLAVYLELERDADTAIALSMVLLGVSVAVLVLLRDRYLGGGGRA; this is translated from the coding sequence GTGAGCCACGTCGAACGCCCTGCCGATGCGGACACCGACACCGAGCGGCCGGTCGTCGAACCGTTCCACGGTCGACGCGCGGACCGGGTCCTGGCGGTCCTCGTGGCCCTGGCCCTGGTCGCCGGCCTGGCGCTGTTCCTGCTGCCGCTGCTCGGCCTGCTGCTGCGCACGCCGTGGTCCGGCCTCGGTCCGTTGCTGAGCGAGCCGCGAGTGCTCCAGGCGCTGCGGCTGTCGGTGGTCACGAGCCTGGCGTCGCTCGCGCTGTCGGTCGTGCTCGGGGTCCCGCTCGCCTGGCTGCTCGCACGCACGGACTTCCCCGGCAAGCGGCTGCTGCGGGCGCTGTGCGTGCTGCCGATGGTGCTGCCGCCGGTCGTCGGCGGCGTCGCGCTGCTGACCGCCTTCGGTCGCCGTGGCGTCGTCGGCGCACCGTTGGAGCGGTGGACCGGCGTGAGCCTGCCGTTCACCACGCTCGGCGTCGTCCTGGCGGTCACGTTCGTCGCCATGCCGTTCCTGGTCGTCACCGTCGAGGCCGGCTTCCGGGCCGTCGACGGTCGCCTCGAGGACGCCGCCGCCACCCTGGGGGCCTCACGCCTGACCGTCTTCCGGCGGGTGACCCTGCCGCTGCTCGCGCCCTCGCTCCTGGCCGGCATGGCGCTGGCCTGGGCACGGGCGCTGGGCGAGTTCGGCGCCTCGATCACCTTCGCCGGCAACCTCCCCGGACGCACCCAGACGGTGCCGCTGGCGGTCTACCTCGAGCTCGAACGGGACGCCGACACCGCGATCGCGCTGTCGATGGTGCTGCTCGGCGTCTCCGTGGCGGTGCTGGTGCTCCTGCGCGACCGCTACCTCGGCGGCGGGGGGCGGGCATGA
- a CDS encoding ABC transporter ATP-binding protein gives MSVEAEIRVRRGGFVLDTTLEVADGEVVALLGPNGAGKSTLLRCLAGLLPIDAGRVALAGRVVDAPRQGVRVPAAGRDVGVVFQDYLLFPHLSVLENVAFGPRARGVPKAEARQRARRLLERVGLAERAADRPRELSGGQAQRVALARALAGDPSMLLLDEPLAALDVDTRKDVRRELRGHLQSFDGPVVVVTHDPVEALTLADRLVVLEQGRTRQSGTPAEVARRPRSPWVARLVGLNLLSGEAADTTVAVGAAQLTVPEPAHGPVDVLFPPQAIALHRERPHGSPRNTWRAVVEGMDVEGARVRIHLDGPFPVVAEVTHAAVAELGLAEGVGVWAAVKAVELTVHPR, from the coding sequence GTGAGCGTCGAGGCCGAGATCCGGGTCCGGCGTGGCGGCTTCGTGCTCGACACGACGCTCGAGGTGGCCGACGGCGAGGTGGTGGCGCTGCTCGGTCCCAACGGGGCCGGGAAGTCGACCCTGCTGCGCTGCCTCGCCGGGCTGCTCCCGATCGACGCCGGTCGGGTCGCCCTCGCCGGCCGGGTCGTCGATGCCCCCCGGCAGGGGGTACGTGTGCCCGCCGCCGGCCGCGACGTCGGCGTGGTGTTCCAGGACTACCTGCTGTTCCCGCACCTGTCGGTGCTGGAGAACGTCGCCTTCGGGCCGCGCGCGCGGGGGGTGCCCAAGGCCGAGGCACGCCAGCGGGCCCGGCGCCTGCTGGAGCGGGTCGGCTTGGCCGAGCGGGCCGCGGACCGGCCGCGTGAGCTGTCCGGCGGACAGGCCCAGCGCGTGGCGCTGGCCCGGGCGCTGGCAGGGGACCCGTCGATGCTGCTGCTCGACGAGCCACTGGCCGCGCTCGACGTGGACACCCGCAAGGACGTGCGCCGCGAGCTGCGGGGCCATCTGCAGTCCTTCGACGGGCCGGTGGTGGTGGTCACCCACGACCCGGTCGAGGCGCTGACGCTGGCCGACCGCCTGGTGGTGCTCGAACAGGGCCGGACCCGCCAGTCCGGCACGCCGGCCGAGGTGGCACGCCGTCCGCGTTCGCCCTGGGTGGCCCGACTGGTGGGGCTCAACCTGCTATCCGGCGAGGCCGCCGACACGACCGTCGCCGTCGGTGCGGCGCAGCTCACCGTTCCCGAGCCCGCCCACGGTCCGGTCGACGTGCTGTTCCCGCCGCAGGCGATCGCCCTGCACCGCGAACGGCCGCACGGCAGTCCGCGCAACACCTGGCGGGCGGTCGTCGAGGGCATGGACGTCGAGGGCGCCCGCGTCCGCATCCACCTCGACGGTCCGTTCCCGGTGGTCGCCGAGGTGACGCACGCCGCGGTCGCCGAGCTCGGCCTGGCCGAGGGCGTCGGGGTCTGGGCGGCGGTCAAGGCGGTCGAGCTGACCGTCCACCCGCGTTGA
- a CDS encoding NAD(P)H-binding protein, which produces MIAVTGATGNLGGLVVADLLERGVAPAGIVAVVRSRDRAAHLAAAGVQVRVADYDDPVALVSAFTGVERLLLVSGSEPGRRVGQHGNVIDAAVEAGVRSLAYTSITKAETSGIALAPDHLATEDLLADAPLATTVLRNNWYYENYTAGLESTLSQGQLLSATDGASFNPAARPDLAAAAAGVLTGEGHEGRIYELAGPSVTLAKLAATIAETSGTPVTVVELPAPAYREALLAAGLPAPVAAMLVDADEGIARGDLEVEESDLERLVGRPLIPFAEVVRAAL; this is translated from the coding sequence ATGATCGCGGTCACCGGCGCCACCGGAAACCTCGGCGGCCTCGTCGTCGCCGACCTGCTCGAACGGGGGGTTGCCCCGGCCGGGATCGTGGCCGTGGTCCGCTCCCGCGACCGGGCCGCGCACCTCGCCGCCGCCGGCGTGCAGGTGCGGGTCGCCGACTACGACGACCCGGTCGCGCTGGTGTCGGCGTTCACCGGCGTGGAGCGGCTGCTGCTCGTGTCGGGCAGCGAACCCGGCCGTCGCGTCGGACAGCACGGCAACGTGATCGACGCCGCGGTCGAGGCCGGCGTGCGCTCGCTGGCCTACACCAGCATCACGAAGGCCGAGACGTCCGGGATCGCGCTCGCCCCGGACCACCTCGCCACGGAGGACCTGCTGGCCGACGCCCCGCTGGCCACCACGGTCCTGCGCAACAACTGGTACTACGAGAACTACACCGCCGGGCTCGAGTCCACCCTGTCGCAGGGACAGCTGCTCAGCGCCACCGACGGGGCGAGCTTCAACCCGGCCGCGCGACCCGACCTGGCCGCCGCGGCGGCCGGCGTGCTCACCGGCGAGGGTCACGAGGGACGGATCTACGAGCTGGCGGGACCGTCCGTGACCCTCGCCAAGCTCGCCGCCACCATCGCGGAGACGAGCGGGACGCCGGTCACCGTGGTCGAGCTGCCCGCCCCGGCCTACCGCGAGGCGCTGCTGGCCGCCGGCCTGCCCGCGCCCGTCGCGGCGATGCTGGTCGACGCCGACGAGGGCATCGCGCGCGGCGACCTCGAGGTCGAGGAGTCCGATCTGGAGCGGCTGGTCGGCCGGCCGCTCATCCCCTTCGCCGAGGTCGTCCGCGCCGCCCTCTGA